The following nucleotide sequence is from Microbulbifer sp. A4B17.
GGCGCCGAGCAAATCGCGCAGATGAAGCCCGGCAGTATTCTCCTCAACGCCTCTCGCGGCACGGTGGTAGATATTGATGCCCTGGCAGAAGCACTGAAGAGCAATCACCTGGCCGGTGCGGCGATTGATGTCTTCCCGGTTGAGCCCCGTGGCAACAGCGACGAATTCGTCTCTCCCCTACGCGGAATCGACAAGGCGCTGCTGACTCCCCACGTAGGTGGCTCCACTATGGAGGCCCAGGAGAATATCGGAACAGAGGTATCAGAGAAACTCGCACACTATTCCGATAACGGCACCACCACCAGCTCTGTGAACTTCCCAGAAGTGGCACTGCCCGGTCACCTGGATACCCACCGCCTGCTGCATATCCACAAGAATGTGCCCGGTGTGCTGAGCGCCATCAACCAGGTGTTCTCGGAAAATGCCATCAATATCTCCGCCCAGTTCCTGCAAACCAATGAGACATTGGGTTATGTGGTTATCGATGTGGACGCAGAGTATTCTGATCTGGCACTGGAAAAGCTGAAGAATATCCCCGGCACCCTGCGTTGCCGCGTGCTTTTCTAAGTTTGCCCATTCCTGGCGGGTACATATCAGTACCCGCCTATGAGCTCAACGGGGCGCGCCAGTCAGAGCCTTCCTCGCGGTAAAAAAGATTGATCCCCCCCGGCCACCGCTTCTACAATGGCCAAACCTATTCTTTTGCTTCAGGCCCAGGTGACCACATCCACGTGCCACCCCTGAATCAAAGCCAGAGTTATCCACAGCAGGTGCTCCCTTGCGTAGTAATGATTCCGCCTCAACCGGCCTTCTCGCCGGGATTTCCGCCTTCCTCATTTGGGGGCTGGCGCCACTGTACTTCAATAAATTACAGGATATTCCCGCTGCGGAAATCCTTGCCCACCGCAGTATCTGGTCGCTGGTACTCGCTATTGGTATTCTGCTGATTGTACGCAAAATGCCAGACTTTCTGGCAACCCTACGCGACGGCAAGAAGATGCGGATGCTGGCCCTGACCACGGTATTGATCGGCGGTAACTGGCTGGTGTTTATCTGGGCGATCAATAACGGCCATTTGCTCGAGGGCAGCCTGGGTTACTACATCAATCCACTGATCAATATTTTGCTGGGGGTCCTGTTCCTGGGTGAGAAACTGCGGCGACTGCAATGGATCGCTGTGGCACTGGCAGCTACCGGCATTGCCTATGAGCTTTGGCAGTTTGGTCGCATACCGATCATTGCCCTGTTCCTGGCCTGCTCCTTTGCGCTATACGGTTTGGCCCGCAAGCAGGCCCCTGTGGAAAGCCTTACCGGCCTCGCGGTGGAAACTCTCTTTATATTGCCAGTGGCCGTAATCTACCTGTTTTGGAGCGACAGCCCCACCAGCAACTTGCTGAACAACAGCCTGGAGTTAAACAGCTTACTGCTCTTTGCCGGCCCCATTACCCTGGTTCCCCTGCTGCTGTTTACGATCGCCGCGCGCAGGCTCAACTTATCCACATTGGGCTTCCTGCAATACATCGGCCCCACACTGATGCTGGTAGTTGCCACCCAGGTATTGGGTGAGTCTTTCAGCGAAGAAAAGCTCACCACCTTTATGTTTGTCTGGCTGGGTCTAGCGCTCTACTCTGTCGATGCACTGGCACAGCGGAGAAAGCTGCATCTACAAGGTAAAGCAGCACTTTAACGGTAAAACCTGTGTAAGAATGGCCGCTTAAATTAACCGAAGGCGGCCATCATGAATTACTCGCCGACAGCCACCCACCTCAAGTGCGACTGTTACCCAGCAGGCAGCAGTCGCTGACTGTCCTGCTGGCCATGCTACTTTGAGCGCTGCAACTTAGCTTCACCTGGAAGACTAGCAACACAGATCTCTTCCTTCGCACCAGCACTACCGCCGTTTCAGCAATCTTTATTATTAGCCTGCTCGAGTAGTAGCCGCACAAGTTACCGCGCTGGGTAATACAGGTAGCGGGTGTAGCTATTTCTATTCCAATTACACTACTTGTTGTCGCTATAGCCCTGACGGAACAGGGGCTTCCTGTCCATAGCAGTGACAGGTATGCTTTCGGCCCCTTGCCCAGGGTTCCATTGTCGTCAATTTAAAGACTATCCGCGATGTAATAAGGGAGGGAGATACGGGCCAAAT
It contains:
- the rarD gene encoding EamA family transporter RarD, which gives rise to MRSNDSASTGLLAGISAFLIWGLAPLYFNKLQDIPAAEILAHRSIWSLVLAIGILLIVRKMPDFLATLRDGKKMRMLALTTVLIGGNWLVFIWAINNGHLLEGSLGYYINPLINILLGVLFLGEKLRRLQWIAVALAATGIAYELWQFGRIPIIALFLACSFALYGLARKQAPVESLTGLAVETLFILPVAVIYLFWSDSPTSNLLNNSLELNSLLLFAGPITLVPLLLFTIAARRLNLSTLGFLQYIGPTLMLVVATQVLGESFSEEKLTTFMFVWLGLALYSVDALAQRRKLHLQGKAAL